From the genome of Kaistella daneshvariae, one region includes:
- a CDS encoding thioredoxin family protein — protein MKKISSFFALFLLIFSSAQIKWMTLEEAVEAQRTVPKKILIEFYTDDCTTCKKMESETFNHPQIAESLQKNYYLVKFDAESKKNITLFGRNFSNTGSKKTKSLHEFTQFMSVNAVPTTVFLDEQSMPITLLQGSITAKELEPYVSLISSDNYKKISSRDQWETYQKKFKSKLKD, from the coding sequence ATGAAAAAAATTTCCTCCTTTTTTGCCCTTTTTTTACTGATTTTCTCTTCCGCTCAAATTAAGTGGATGACTTTGGAAGAAGCTGTGGAAGCCCAACGAACTGTGCCGAAAAAAATCTTGATTGAATTTTATACCGACGATTGCACCACCTGCAAAAAGATGGAAAGCGAAACATTTAACCATCCGCAGATTGCCGAAAGTCTTCAGAAAAACTACTACCTCGTAAAATTTGATGCAGAAAGCAAAAAAAATATCACCCTGTTTGGCCGAAATTTTTCGAACACCGGAAGCAAAAAAACGAAAAGTTTGCACGAATTCACCCAGTTCATGAGTGTAAATGCAGTGCCGACTACGGTTTTTTTGGACGAACAAAGTATGCCCATTACCTTACTTCAAGGTTCAATAACCGCCAAGGAACTGGAGCCGTATGTCTCTTTGATTTCTTCCGATAATTATAAAAAAATAAGTTCGCGCGACCAGTGGGAAACGTATCAAAAAAAGTTTAAATCGAAGCTAAAAGATTAA
- a CDS encoding peptide MFS transporter, with protein sequence MNLTLEQIQDFKGKYPKQIWSLFFSEMWERFCFYGMRGMLVLFMISQLQFGDEQANLQYGATQAFVYAFTFVGGLFADKILGFRKSLFWGGLLMIVGSLILATNPHDFFFLGISFTVVGTGFFKPNISTMVGKLYKPGDSRTDAGFSLFYAGINLGALLGGYLCIAIGKGEMLSNLIPEDKRWNVAFGLAAVVMLISLINFVFTQRSLGPIGLMPEKKLADGTSVPIEKWKVYGVYALTLVFVPLIMTMVSVPQYTDYFMWTVGPLTLIYLFYEMSKVTVSERKKLWAALVFIMFSIIFWGIYEQSGGSLSIFAANNLNKDLLGLDPNGVNNSGGAFFIIFLAPVLGLFWIWLSKKRLEPNTLIKFGLGFIFLGLGYYVLFATRFFADLQGVTSLNIFTIALLVITFGELCLSPIGLSIMTKLSTEKLQGMMMGLWFLASAYGQYVAGIIGANMATAKEGSTNMDALLAYTEGYKQLGLYAVIAGIVLIIISPLVKKLMQDVR encoded by the coding sequence ATGAATCTAACACTCGAACAAATACAGGATTTTAAAGGAAAATATCCAAAACAAATCTGGTCGCTTTTTTTCTCCGAAATGTGGGAAAGGTTCTGCTTCTACGGAATGCGTGGGATGCTGGTTTTATTCATGATTTCCCAGCTTCAGTTCGGTGATGAACAGGCAAACCTGCAGTACGGCGCTACGCAGGCATTTGTATATGCTTTTACTTTTGTGGGTGGGCTTTTCGCTGATAAAATTCTGGGTTTCCGTAAATCGCTGTTTTGGGGTGGACTTCTGATGATTGTCGGAAGTTTAATTTTAGCCACTAATCCGCATGATTTTTTCTTTTTAGGAATTTCCTTCACGGTGGTTGGAACGGGCTTTTTTAAACCCAACATTTCCACAATGGTTGGTAAACTGTACAAACCTGGTGATTCGAGGACAGACGCCGGTTTTTCCCTCTTTTATGCCGGAATAAATCTCGGTGCGCTTCTCGGCGGTTATCTGTGTATCGCCATTGGTAAAGGTGAAATGCTTTCAAATCTGATTCCAGAGGACAAAAGATGGAACGTCGCCTTCGGTTTAGCCGCAGTCGTAATGCTCATCAGCTTGATCAATTTTGTTTTCACCCAAAGAAGTCTCGGTCCCATTGGTTTGATGCCGGAGAAAAAACTTGCCGACGGAACTTCAGTGCCCATAGAAAAATGGAAAGTGTACGGCGTTTACGCACTTACTTTGGTTTTCGTTCCGCTGATTATGACGATGGTTTCCGTGCCGCAATACACCGATTATTTCATGTGGACGGTTGGACCTTTAACTTTGATTTATCTGTTTTATGAAATGTCGAAAGTTACCGTTTCCGAAAGGAAAAAACTTTGGGCAGCCCTTGTCTTTATTATGTTTTCCATTATTTTTTGGGGAATCTACGAGCAGTCAGGCGGCTCGCTCAGCATTTTTGCGGCAAATAACCTGAATAAAGATTTGCTTGGCCTTGATCCCAACGGAGTTAACAATTCCGGTGGTGCTTTCTTCATTATTTTTCTGGCGCCAGTTCTAGGTTTATTTTGGATTTGGCTCAGCAAAAAAAGGCTGGAACCGAACACTTTAATTAAGTTTGGACTAGGTTTTATTTTCCTAGGCCTTGGATATTATGTGCTTTTCGCCACTAGATTTTTTGCTGATTTACAAGGCGTTACGTCGTTAAACATTTTTACCATCGCTTTACTTGTCATCACTTTTGGTGAATTATGCTTATCTCCAATCGGTCTTTCAATTATGACCAAACTTTCAACTGAAAAACTGCAGGGAATGATGATGGGACTTTGGTTTTTAGCTTCCGCTTACGGACAATATGTTGCGGGAATTATCGGTGCAAATATGGCGACCGCAAAAGAAGGTTCCACCAACATGGATGCGCTTTTGGCATACACCGAAGGTTATAAGCAGCTTGGCCTTTACGCCGTAATTGCGGGTATTGTTTTAATAATAATTTCGCCTTTGGTTAAGAAATTGATGCAGGATGTTCGTTAA
- a CDS encoding peptide MFS transporter, translating to MDNTVQKGHPKGLYLLFMTEMWERFSYYGMRAIFVLYMTKMLLMGDAEASEIYGSYTGLVYLTPLLGGYLSDRFLGNRRSIEIGGILMALGQFFMFFSASTSGASAITLMWVGLTLLIIGNGFFKPNISTMVGQLYPKGDRRVDSAFTIFYMGINLGAFFSPLIAGTLAEKIDYKWGFLAAGIGMVIGLVTFMLQKNKVLVNENNEPIGLPTNKFGIAQFGMVAGAIAMIFFFMNFKTMFNSNLDIIGYLIYGAMILMPLLVLTDKGLTKEERDRIMVIFILAFFVIFFWGAFEQAGASLTIFADRQTDRTIFGWEMPASYFQSVNPLAIILLAPLFSSLWLNLGNRNREPSSPKKMALGLALVALGYVVIAFAVYGMGAMDKVSMFWLIALYVIHTMGELCLSPIGLSMVSKLSPLRFSSLLMGTWFLANAAANKFAGTLSALIPGTGEEGSGAKVTSFLGFQIENLFDFFLVFIVMCGIAAAVLFAMSRWLEKKMHGVN from the coding sequence ATGGATAACACAGTACAGAAAGGCCACCCGAAGGGATTGTACCTTTTGTTCATGACCGAAATGTGGGAGCGTTTCAGCTACTACGGAATGCGAGCGATCTTCGTTCTGTATATGACCAAGATGCTTTTAATGGGCGATGCCGAAGCCTCCGAGATTTATGGAAGTTATACCGGTTTGGTTTATTTGACACCACTTTTGGGAGGTTATCTTTCCGACCGCTTTTTAGGGAACCGCCGAAGTATTGAAATCGGTGGTATTTTGATGGCTTTGGGTCAGTTTTTCATGTTCTTTTCAGCGTCCACTTCCGGTGCAAGCGCCATAACTTTAATGTGGGTAGGTCTTACCCTGCTAATCATCGGTAATGGCTTTTTTAAACCGAATATTTCCACCATGGTGGGCCAATTGTATCCAAAAGGTGACCGAAGAGTAGATTCCGCTTTTACCATTTTCTACATGGGTATTAACCTTGGAGCCTTCTTCTCCCCGCTTATCGCAGGAACTTTAGCAGAAAAAATCGATTATAAATGGGGCTTCTTAGCTGCCGGAATCGGGATGGTGATTGGTTTAGTAACCTTTATGCTTCAAAAAAATAAGGTTTTGGTCAATGAAAATAACGAACCTATCGGTTTACCTACCAATAAATTCGGGATTGCACAGTTCGGAATGGTTGCCGGTGCAATCGCCATGATTTTCTTCTTCATGAATTTCAAAACCATGTTCAATAGCAATTTGGATATCATCGGTTATTTAATCTACGGCGCAATGATTTTAATGCCGTTACTTGTTCTTACAGATAAAGGCCTTACCAAAGAAGAGCGCGACCGTATTATGGTGATCTTCATCCTGGCTTTCTTTGTGATTTTCTTCTGGGGCGCCTTTGAGCAGGCTGGAGCTTCTTTAACAATTTTTGCTGACAGACAGACGGACCGTACTATTTTCGGTTGGGAAATGCCTGCCAGTTACTTCCAGTCCGTAAATCCATTGGCGATCATTTTATTGGCACCACTATTCTCCTCTCTTTGGTTGAATCTTGGAAACAGAAACCGCGAACCTTCATCACCGAAAAAAATGGCTTTAGGTTTAGCACTTGTAGCTTTAGGTTATGTGGTTATCGCGTTTGCGGTGTACGGAATGGGTGCAATGGATAAAGTTTCAATGTTTTGGTTGATCGCGTTGTACGTAATCCACACCATGGGTGAACTTTGCTTGTCACCAATTGGATTATCAATGGTTTCCAAATTGTCACCACTACGTTTCTCTTCGTTATTGATGGGAACCTGGTTCTTAGCCAATGCCGCTGCGAATAAATTTGCGGGAACGCTTTCAGCTTTGATTCCGGGAACTGGCGAAGAAGGTTCTGGAGCAAAAGTGACTTCGTTCCTCGGATTCCAGATTGAAAATCTTTTCGATTTTTTCCTCGTATTCATCGTGATGTGTGGTATTGCAGCTGCAGTGCTTTTTGCAATGAGCCGTTGGTTAGAAAAGAAAATGCACGGTGTGAACTAA